Proteins encoded within one genomic window of Cryptosporangium minutisporangium:
- a CDS encoding SEC-C domain-containing protein has product MTVSGDGSGTRPTEPAEPTLDARIDSWLRSLSRMRSENSGRKKKPTKITRVLAYWPAEQWDAMAARWPRLVPEYGDQHDTHRRMVEVMLRRHAENADAALGVASMSVEGLAEFARARDLDPAVSETRAAYAAELGRAGTTVTAWPPALREKCWCGSGATYRECCAARG; this is encoded by the coding sequence GTGACTGTGTCTGGCGACGGGTCGGGTACGAGGCCCACCGAGCCCGCTGAGCCGACGCTGGACGCCCGGATCGACTCGTGGCTGCGCAGCCTGTCCCGGATGCGGAGCGAGAACTCGGGCCGGAAGAAGAAACCCACGAAGATCACCCGTGTGCTGGCCTACTGGCCGGCCGAGCAGTGGGACGCGATGGCGGCGCGCTGGCCACGGCTCGTCCCGGAGTACGGCGACCAGCACGACACGCACCGGCGCATGGTCGAGGTCATGCTGCGGCGGCACGCGGAGAACGCCGACGCGGCGCTCGGCGTCGCGTCGATGAGCGTGGAGGGGCTGGCGGAGTTCGCGCGTGCCCGCGACCTCGACCCGGCGGTGTCCGAGACCCGGGCGGCGTACGCGGCGGAGCTCGGGCGGGCCGGCACCACGGTGACGGCCTGGCCGCCCGCGCTGCGCGAGAAGTGCTGGTGCGGGTCCGGCGCGACCTACCGAGAGTGCTGCGCGGCCCGCGGCTGA
- a CDS encoding histone deacetylase yields the protein MVWYVAYGSNMHADRLRYYLTGGRPPGAARTYPGCRDPRPPRRTVPVFLPGGIYFALESRTWTGGMAFYDRALPGRAAARAYLLTAGQFADVAAQEMARHPDEDLDLAEVLSTGRARLGPGRYETLASPGVLDGHPMLTFTAPWACGDVEPNPPAPRYLGLIASGLHEAHGWDAAALTAYLADRPGVRGHWARDAVADRVGRIEFRWTAAGQINGGGGTSPDECTPTDNFHSKNG from the coding sequence TTGGTGTGGTACGTCGCGTACGGCTCGAACATGCATGCGGACCGCTTGCGCTACTACCTCACCGGCGGGCGTCCGCCGGGCGCCGCACGCACCTATCCCGGGTGCCGCGACCCCCGCCCGCCCCGTCGCACGGTCCCGGTTTTCCTCCCCGGTGGCATCTACTTCGCGCTCGAGTCCCGCACCTGGACCGGCGGCATGGCGTTCTACGACCGAGCGCTGCCCGGCCGGGCAGCCGCGCGCGCCTACCTGCTCACCGCGGGCCAGTTCGCCGACGTCGCGGCCCAGGAGATGGCGCGGCACCCGGACGAGGACCTCGACCTGGCCGAAGTGCTGTCGACCGGCCGGGCCCGGCTCGGACCGGGGCGGTACGAGACGCTGGCGTCCCCCGGCGTCCTCGACGGGCATCCGATGCTGACGTTCACCGCGCCGTGGGCGTGCGGGGACGTCGAGCCCAATCCGCCGGCACCGCGCTACCTCGGTCTGATCGCCAGCGGGTTGCACGAGGCCCACGGCTGGGACGCCGCCGCGTTGACCGCGTACCTCGCCGACCGGCCGGGCGTCCGCGGCCACTGGGCCCGGGACGCCGTCGCCGACCGGGTCGGACGGATCGAGTTCCGCTGGACCGCCGCCGGTCAGATCAACGGCGGTGGCGGCACCTCCCCGGACGAATGCACGCCTACCGACAATTTCCATTCGAAGAACGGATAA
- a CDS encoding PP2C family protein-serine/threonine phosphatase, which yields MTRVDVVAVTHHGLVRGRNEDTLAVAGFLSGAFENEPVRLQVNTDRPVSFLVADGLGGHVEGFRASRLAAALLSDATPELHDEESIVAAVRGASDAVFAEMAHNPDWYGMGTTVVGLVLDGDHAFCLNVGDSRCYRVADDGALEQLSIDDSPPLDPASGRRFTTIVTQTLGGTRQESVIHPHVSAHRVVPGDRFLLCSDGLTDYSEPEALPAALANPHADPVESVNALLHAAFEGGGKDNVSIILLKVVETGD from the coding sequence GTGACCAGGGTCGACGTAGTCGCGGTGACGCATCACGGCCTGGTCCGCGGCCGCAACGAAGACACTCTGGCGGTGGCGGGGTTCCTCTCCGGCGCGTTCGAGAACGAACCGGTACGGCTCCAGGTGAACACCGATCGCCCGGTGTCGTTCTTGGTGGCGGACGGACTGGGCGGTCACGTCGAGGGCTTCCGCGCCAGCCGGCTCGCCGCCGCGCTGCTCAGCGACGCGACGCCTGAGCTGCACGACGAGGAGTCGATCGTCGCCGCCGTCCGGGGAGCCAGCGACGCGGTGTTCGCCGAGATGGCGCACAACCCCGACTGGTACGGCATGGGGACGACCGTGGTGGGGCTCGTACTCGACGGTGACCACGCGTTCTGCTTGAACGTCGGCGACAGCCGCTGTTACCGAGTGGCGGACGACGGCGCCCTGGAGCAGCTCTCGATCGACGACTCGCCGCCGCTCGACCCGGCGTCCGGGCGGCGCTTCACCACGATCGTCACGCAGACCCTCGGCGGAACCCGCCAGGAGAGCGTCATCCACCCGCACGTCTCCGCGCACCGCGTGGTGCCCGGCGACCGGTTCCTTCTCTGCAGCGACGGCCTCACCGACTACAGCGAGCCGGAGGCCCTGCCCGCCGCGCTGGCCAATCCGCACGCCGATCCGGTGGAGAGCGTCAACGCGCTGCTGCACGCCGCGTTCGAGGGCGGCGGCAAGGACAACGTGTCGATCATCCTGCTGAAGGTCGTGGAGACCGGGGACTGA
- a CDS encoding GNAT family N-acetyltransferase, with protein MASATVTVDLVVRDLLHTDLAGCAWTGSPTHLRYISAALGRRASGAVDYLAVCGPSDLPLGVGGVDYRRRPDAGWLWQFVVHPAFRSCGLGTLLVRAAEDRIQRRGLAHAELGVEATNTGARRLYTRLGYRVTREEGEEWDAVDAGGRPVRRRAHCVMMRRTLGSADGVVGVSPRSPRPSAG; from the coding sequence ATGGCCTCCGCCACGGTCACCGTCGACCTGGTCGTCCGCGACCTCCTGCATACCGACCTCGCGGGGTGCGCGTGGACCGGTTCGCCGACCCACCTCCGCTACATCTCCGCTGCGCTCGGTCGGCGGGCGTCCGGAGCCGTCGACTACCTGGCGGTGTGCGGTCCGAGTGATCTCCCGCTGGGCGTCGGCGGGGTGGACTACCGCCGCCGTCCGGACGCCGGCTGGCTCTGGCAGTTCGTCGTGCACCCGGCGTTCCGCTCGTGTGGCCTCGGGACGCTGCTGGTGCGGGCCGCGGAGGACCGCATCCAGCGGCGGGGTTTAGCGCACGCCGAACTCGGTGTGGAGGCGACGAACACCGGCGCGCGTCGTCTGTACACGCGGTTGGGCTACCGGGTCACCCGTGAGGAGGGCGAGGAGTGGGACGCCGTGGATGCCGGGGGACGGCCGGTCCGCCGACGAGCCCACTGCGTGATGATGCGGCGGACGCTCGGGTCCGCCGACGGCGTCGTCGGGGTCAGTCCCCGGTCTCCACGACCTTCAGCAGGATGA
- a CDS encoding expansin EXLX1 family cellulose-binding protein encodes MTRARRDGADDARDLLAETDFFGAPRSRDGGARARARSGDTGELRQIAEPAESGRGRHRDPEPRRRAVPSVATSAISGAAAARTNGTSSASPATGRTPVSATAPSFDTGGWSGRPESGPSSPFTRAGTAETQLVAGQPAAGTEGRFAGLRRLLRRRWFAPSLTGGAVLCSVAFVTGVAQFAGTACAAVPPAGVTTSGEATFYDGGTGNCSYPTLPADDLYVALGPDDYSDSAACGGYLDVTGPTGSVRVKIVDQCPECTAGHIDLSREAFARIADPQAGVVPVTYSAVSNPSVPADLSVRVKEGSSEFWLALLIDNHGNPLTKVEVSGAGSTAFTALSRTSFNYWVAEGGVGGGPFSVRVTDNAGRTATIPNVTLTPGAVQQSTVALGDGVLTAPPTKTATPGPQKSQQTTQAPTNGASAESANDADSSADAPLAAAGDSNSDQTDDTTESAVTPDASASEEIAANPVPSSSLAVPRAEETTAEYTGRNSCG; translated from the coding sequence GTGACCCGCGCACGTCGGGACGGGGCGGACGACGCACGGGACCTGCTGGCCGAGACGGACTTCTTCGGGGCGCCACGGTCGCGGGACGGCGGTGCGCGCGCTCGTGCCCGGTCGGGAGACACCGGGGAACTGCGCCAGATTGCCGAGCCCGCGGAGTCCGGTCGCGGTCGGCACCGTGACCCCGAGCCGCGTCGCCGTGCCGTTCCGAGCGTTGCGACCAGCGCCATCTCCGGTGCCGCCGCCGCGCGGACGAACGGCACCTCCAGCGCGTCGCCCGCCACGGGGCGGACGCCGGTCAGCGCCACTGCGCCGTCCTTCGACACGGGCGGCTGGTCGGGACGGCCGGAGTCCGGTCCCAGTAGCCCGTTCACTCGGGCCGGTACGGCAGAGACCCAGCTCGTGGCCGGGCAACCGGCGGCCGGGACCGAGGGGCGGTTCGCGGGCCTACGGCGGCTGTTACGGCGTCGCTGGTTCGCGCCGAGCCTGACCGGCGGTGCCGTGCTCTGCTCGGTCGCGTTCGTCACCGGCGTCGCCCAGTTCGCCGGTACCGCGTGCGCCGCGGTGCCACCCGCCGGAGTGACGACGAGCGGGGAAGCGACGTTCTACGACGGCGGCACCGGTAACTGCTCGTACCCGACGCTGCCGGCTGACGACCTCTACGTCGCGCTCGGCCCGGACGACTACTCCGACAGCGCGGCCTGCGGCGGCTACCTCGACGTCACCGGCCCCACGGGCAGCGTCCGGGTCAAGATCGTCGACCAGTGCCCGGAGTGCACCGCCGGTCACATCGACCTGAGTCGGGAAGCGTTCGCGCGCATCGCCGACCCGCAAGCGGGCGTCGTACCGGTGACCTACAGCGCGGTCAGCAACCCGTCGGTCCCCGCTGACCTCAGCGTCCGGGTCAAGGAAGGGTCGTCGGAGTTCTGGCTGGCACTCCTGATCGACAACCACGGCAATCCGCTGACGAAGGTCGAGGTGAGCGGCGCCGGCTCGACCGCGTTCACGGCGCTCAGCCGGACGTCGTTCAACTACTGGGTCGCCGAAGGCGGCGTCGGGGGCGGTCCCTTCTCGGTGCGGGTCACCGACAACGCCGGTCGTACCGCGACGATTCCGAACGTCACGCTCACCCCCGGCGCGGTGCAGCAGTCCACGGTCGCGCTCGGCGACGGTGTGCTGACCGCCCCGCCCACCAAGACAGCGACGCCGGGGCCGCAGAAGTCCCAGCAGACCACCCAGGCGCCGACGAACGGCGCCTCCGCGGAGTCCGCGAACGACGCCGACTCCTCGGCCGACGCCCCGCTGGCGGCGGCCGGTGACAGTAACAGTGACCAGACCGACGACACGACGGAGAGCGCGGTGACCCCGGACGCGTCCGCGTCCGAGGAAATCGCTGCGAACCCAGTGCCGTCGTCCTCCCTGGCGGTACCACGCGCTGAGGAAACGACGGCCGAATACACGGGGCGGAACTCATGTGGCTAG